The following are from one region of the Ignavibacteriota bacterium genome:
- a CDS encoding SemiSWEET transporter yields MSFITIMGFAAAVLTTSSFVPQAIKTIRTKDTRSISFFMYLLFSAGTLLWLLFGILSDNLPIIIANAITLVFAVIILSYKIIHLNRKNNISK; encoded by the coding sequence ATGTCATTCATTACAATTATGGGATTTGCCGCTGCTGTGCTAACTACAAGTTCGTTTGTACCGCAGGCGATTAAAACTATCCGGACAAAAGATACACGAAGTATTTCATTTTTCATGTATCTGCTTTTTTCTGCGGGCACACTTTTATGGCTTTTATTTGGAATCTTAAGTGATAATTTGCCAATCATCATTGCAAACGCGATTACTCTGGTATTCGCGGTTATCATATTGAGTTATAAAATAATACACTTAAATCGAAAAAATAATATTTCAAAATAA